A single genomic interval of Lacrimispora sphenoides JCM 1415 harbors:
- a CDS encoding UvrD-helicase domain-containing protein, with the protein MLIGIAGAGAGKTTAMVDTIVRLREGTDKSKHIFCITFTNNAVSCIEQKLQDYYGIIPNNIIVSTIHSFLYREFIKPYYYLLYGKQYERISIAPLPPSPGYKNAKISRLEEGNILHQTVIPERAKWIVAKKSDDRKAVSDKRKVIKNIFKEYCGGICIDEAQDINSDMQLIIETLNELGIPLILMGDPKQDLKGHKCLKSLIEKNKESVDYISVCHRCPKKHLVLSNSIVSKKEQQYSEKDGGLIAILFENDKPYSELIKEENFDLSYISKKHGKYETHGKETSKSIHIALSEEIEREMRKLHPDKTELVMLRASYYYAEFLLENYATTNDKMKAMNETFKHETLGKKAYGVIINMLPDNSITQDEEKVVVNSIDNIKGQEGKNCVFILTTDLAAYLLGEKADDTTTKNRLYVALTRSLDKLTIFITKEVEAKYKRKNLVSFFDKILNSLNDK; encoded by the coding sequence ATGCTGATTGGTATAGCTGGTGCCGGAGCAGGAAAAACCACTGCAATGGTAGATACTATAGTGAGACTCCGTGAGGGAACAGATAAAAGTAAGCATATTTTTTGCATTACTTTTACAAACAATGCAGTGTCATGCATTGAACAAAAATTGCAGGATTATTATGGAATTATCCCGAACAACATTATTGTAAGTACAATTCATTCCTTTTTATATAGGGAATTCATCAAACCATATTATTATCTGTTATACGGAAAGCAGTATGAGCGGATTTCTATAGCCCCCTTACCGCCGAGCCCAGGATATAAAAATGCAAAGATTAGCCGGTTGGAAGAAGGAAACATTTTACATCAAACTGTAATTCCAGAGAGAGCAAAGTGGATTGTAGCGAAGAAATCAGACGATAGAAAAGCCGTGAGTGATAAACGGAAGGTAATCAAGAATATATTCAAAGAATACTGTGGTGGAATTTGTATTGATGAGGCGCAGGATATTAATTCGGATATGCAACTCATTATTGAGACACTAAACGAATTGGGCATTCCACTTATCTTGATGGGGGATCCCAAGCAAGACCTAAAAGGACACAAATGCTTGAAGAGTCTTATTGAAAAAAACAAGGAAAGTGTTGATTACATAAGTGTATGTCACCGCTGTCCAAAAAAACATTTAGTGCTTTCAAATTCAATAGTAAGTAAGAAGGAGCAGCAGTATTCTGAAAAAGATGGAGGACTTATCGCTATATTGTTTGAAAATGACAAACCATATAGCGAACTGATAAAGGAAGAGAATTTTGACCTGAGTTATATTTCGAAAAAACATGGAAAGTATGAGACACATGGTAAAGAAACTTCGAAAAGTATTCACATTGCATTGTCGGAAGAAATAGAACGTGAGATGCGTAAACTTCATCCAGATAAAACTGAGCTCGTTATGCTCAGAGCATCATATTATTATGCAGAATTCTTATTGGAAAATTATGCTACAACTAATGACAAGATGAAAGCCATGAATGAAACATTCAAACATGAAACACTAGGCAAAAAGGCTTATGGTGTCATTATTAATATGCTTCCTGATAACTCAATTACTCAAGACGAAGAAAAGGTTGTGGTCAATTCCATTGATAACATAAAGGGGCAAGAAGGAAAAAATTGTGTGTTTATCTTGACTACAGATCTAGCAGCATATCTACTTGGCGAAAAGGCAGATGATACAACGACAAAAAATAGACTTTATGTGGCTTTAACCAGATCACTGGATAAGCTCACAATTTTTATCACAAAGGAAGTAGAAGCAAAATATAAAAGAAAGAACTTAGTTAGTTTCTTTGATAAAATCTTAAATTCCTTGAATGATAAATAA
- a CDS encoding ATP-dependent nuclease, translated as MKISRLIIKNYRNLKEIDIHLSDTVALIGENNCGKSNLLRAVTLPFLTDESSFTGKNLNWIDINDIARREYYQYIIDNQTAITNGIVSCTEFITHLPIVMVEVHLKPDKTEGYFVKDLSFSVEDGQMQYGLRYEYKPSKINDIYSIVKKVLSDGKIDAKSINNVKMNLLPTEYYSFSVSVPSKGSVTYDVLKLYKYIALEAERDEFSRTKERLGSRSLVKLLQKGLTNEDKLKVEKEYNHFFEELKSISNMDRVINWQEGSELADAKEFFSHISILPNMPPMQSILSSIRLGYSDEELSLQGLGYRNLILLFVLINSLVGRQNDVALNVFAIEEPEAHLCINNIRLMVSFLKVFTAKNPTMQLFYSTHSTEFINKMNLKNVVVMHNGEAFSFMDELDDSGRDYLTKNPNLDLFKLFFSKKCILFEGISEEMLLRAYIDSKQELSDIEVLSFHKGFIEIIKIWKKINKNNSNKLGIIRDYDNQEKAKKQHDKYDDGTSICIRTTSEYTLEPEIVKTGNNFTVLKDKYGEGFGWKDMTPDQMEKAWREAKASDMLTICKDIANGELSDLQMPKHIQDVFDFLK; from the coding sequence TTGAAAATATCAAGACTGATAATTAAGAACTACCGGAATTTAAAGGAAATTGACATTCATTTAAGTGATACTGTAGCTTTAATTGGTGAAAACAACTGCGGTAAGAGTAATCTTTTACGAGCAGTAACGCTTCCATTTTTAACTGATGAATCAAGTTTTACTGGAAAGAATTTAAATTGGATAGATATTAATGATATCGCAAGAAGGGAGTATTATCAGTATATAATCGATAATCAAACAGCCATAACAAACGGAATAGTATCATGTACAGAATTCATTACGCATTTACCCATTGTTATGGTGGAGGTCCATTTGAAACCTGATAAGACAGAGGGATACTTTGTAAAAGATTTGAGTTTTTCCGTAGAAGATGGTCAAATGCAATATGGGCTCAGATACGAATATAAGCCTTCAAAGATTAACGATATTTACAGTATTGTAAAAAAGGTTCTATCTGATGGAAAGATAGATGCAAAGTCAATAAATAATGTAAAGATGAATTTATTGCCTACAGAGTATTACTCATTTTCTGTTTCGGTTCCGAGTAAGGGATCTGTTACATACGATGTTCTAAAGCTATATAAGTATATTGCACTTGAAGCGGAAAGAGATGAGTTTTCAAGAACAAAAGAACGGTTGGGTTCAAGGTCGCTGGTAAAACTGTTACAAAAAGGCTTAACAAATGAGGACAAACTGAAGGTCGAAAAAGAATACAATCATTTTTTTGAAGAACTCAAATCTATAAGTAATATGGACAGAGTGATTAATTGGCAGGAAGGGTCAGAATTAGCTGATGCCAAGGAATTCTTCTCACATATTAGCATACTGCCTAATATGCCACCTATGCAAAGTATATTAAGTAGTATTCGTTTAGGCTATTCTGATGAGGAACTTTCATTACAAGGACTTGGATACAGAAATCTAATTTTACTTTTCGTTCTAATAAATTCACTGGTGGGAAGGCAGAATGATGTTGCTCTGAATGTGTTTGCAATAGAAGAACCAGAAGCTCATCTGTGCATAAATAATATTAGGCTTATGGTGAGTTTCCTAAAGGTGTTTACAGCAAAAAACCCCACAATGCAGTTATTCTATTCCACACATAGTACTGAATTCATAAATAAGATGAATTTGAAAAATGTTGTGGTTATGCACAATGGAGAAGCGTTTTCTTTTATGGATGAACTGGATGATTCAGGAAGAGATTACCTTACAAAGAATCCGAACCTGGATTTGTTCAAGTTGTTCTTCTCAAAAAAATGTATTCTATTTGAAGGAATCTCAGAAGAAATGCTCCTACGTGCTTATATAGATTCAAAGCAAGAATTAAGCGATATAGAAGTGCTTTCCTTCCACAAAGGTTTTATTGAAATAATAAAAATATGGAAGAAAATAAACAAGAATAATTCCAATAAGCTGGGAATTATTCGTGATTATGATAATCAAGAAAAGGCGAAAAAGCAACATGATAAATATGATGATGGAACAAGTATCTGTATTAGAACCACTTCAGAGTATACGCTGGAACCAGAGATTGTAAAAACGGGAAACAACTTCACTGTTCTGAAAGATAAATATGGTGAGGGATTTGGTTGGAAAGATATGACGCCAGATCAAATGGAAAAGGCATGGAGAGAAGCAAAAGCCTCAGATATGCTTACTATTTGTAAAGACATTGCTAATGGAGAACTCTCCGATTTACAGATGCCAAAGCACATACAAGATGTCTTTGATTTTCTAAAATAG